Proteins from a genomic interval of Zonotrichia leucophrys gambelii isolate GWCS_2022_RI chromosome 5, RI_Zleu_2.0, whole genome shotgun sequence:
- the SSTR1 gene encoding somatostatin receptor type 1, protein MLPNGTCPRLPGGAGSDSGHSDSGGSDSGGGGAGGASEEAAAEGMDSGGRNSSGAPNSTLSESQGSAILISFIYSVVCLVGLCGNSMVIYVILRYAKMKTATNIYILNLAIADELLMLSVPFLVTSTLLHHWPFGSLLCRLVLSVDAINMFTSIYCLTVLSVDRYIAVVHPIKAARYRRPTVAKMVNLGVWVLSILIILPIIIFSNTAANSDGTVACNMLMPEPTQRWLVVFVVYTFLMGFLLPVVAICLCYILIIAKMRMVALKAGWQQRKRSERKITLMVMMVVMVFVICWMPFYIVQLVNVFVEQDDATISQLSVILGYANSCANPILYGFLSDNFKRSFQRLLCLSWMDNAAEEPIDYYATALKSRAYSVEDFPPDNLESGSMYRNGTCTSRITTL, encoded by the coding sequence ATGCTCCCCAATGGCACCTGCCCCAGGCTTCCGGGCGGTGCAGGCAGCGACAGCGGCCACAGCGACAGCGGCGGCAGCGACAGTGGTGGCGGCGGAGCCGGTGGAGCCtcggaggaggcggcggcggagggCATGGACTCGGGCGGCAGGAATTCCTCTGGCGCTCCGAACAGCACCCTGAGTGAGTCTCAGGGCAGCGCCATCCTCATCTCATTCATCTACTCCGTGGTGTGCCTGGTGGGGCTGTGCGGGAACTCCATGGTCATCTACGTGATCCTACGTTATGCCAAGATGAAGACTGCCACCAACATCTACATCCTCAACTTGGCCATCGCGGATGAGCTGCTGATGCTCAGCGTCCCCTTTCTGGTTACCTCCACCCTGCTGCACCACTGGCCCTTTGGCTCTCTGCTCTGCCGCCTGGTGCTCAGTGTGGATGCCATCAACATGTTCACCAGCATCTACTGCCTGACGGTGCTCAGTGTGGACCGCTACATCGCCGTGGTGCACCCCATCAAGGCGGCCAGGTACCGCCGGCCCACGGTGGCTAAGATGGTCAACCTGGGTGTCTGGGTGCTTTCCATTCTCATCATCCTGCCCATCATCATCTTCTCCAACACAGCAGCCAACAGTGATGGAACAGTGGCTTGCAACATGCTCATGCCAGAGCCCACCCAGAGATGGCTGGTGGTCTTTGTGGTCTACACTTTTCTGATGGGCTTCTTGCTGCCTGTGGTGGCCATCTGCCTCTGCTACATCCTCATCATCGCTAAGATGCGCATGGTGGCCCTGAAGGCTGGCTGGCAGCAACGCAAACGCTCAGAGCGCAAGATCACCCTCATGGTCATGATGGTGGTGATGGTCTTTGTCATCTGCTGGATGCCCTTCTACATTGTGCAGCTGGTCAATGTCTTTGTAGAGCAGGATGATGCCACCATCAGCCAGCTCTCTGTCATCCTGGGCTATGCCAACAGCTGTGCCAACCCTATCCTCTATGGTTTTCTCTCAGACAATTTCAAGCGGTCcttccagaggctgctctgcctcagctggATGGACAATGCTGCAGAGGAACCCATCGACTACTATGCCACTGCCCTCAAGAGCAGGGCATACAGCGTGGAGGACTTTCCCCCAGACAACTTGGAGTCAGGGAGCATGTACAGGAATGGCACTTGCACCTCCAGGATTACCACCCTCTGA